TCGGCTGACTGCATATTGAATTCACTGGTGCCATCCGCTCTGATGGGCGTGGGTATCATCCCGCCGCTTCCCCAGTTGGGCCGCACGATCGAATAGTACGTTTTTCCGCCCGAGAGATTAGCCAACATAAAGTCAGCGGCCGTCCCGTAGGCCATAAATACTTTGGGTCCGGGCGTCGTTTCATAGACGATTTTCTTGCCCATCGGTAATACCCCGATGAACTTGAGCCGGCCATCGACGACTTCGAACAGATCGGCATTAATAGCGCCGGCGACAAAAGACGTCCGCATGAAGACGACATTCGCCTTGGTGGCGGGCGCCGGACGAATTTCCTGAGACGGAAGCGTCATCATCACGGTGGTGCCGCAACCCGACAGAACCGCCATCACTGCAATCCACGGCAATATCTTTATAAACTTACGCATGTTGTCCTCCAAGTTCGTTTCCTTCAGCATAGTCAACGAACCGGGTAGGGATGGATTACGAACCCGGCGAAGTGGCCGGCAATAAAACGGATAAGCGACCCGGCTGGCGCATGCGCCCGGCCCCGTCTTCGGCGGTGGCCCCATGGCCGAAGAACAGATCGGCCCGCACCGGTCCGCGAATGGCCCCACCGGTGTCCTGAGCAAACACGAGCTGCCGATAGGGGATCGCGGTATCTGCCAGCGTGGTATCGAGCCATACCGGCGCTCCCAGCGGGACGTAGGCCGGATCGACAGCGATCGCCCGTTCGGCCAGCAATGGCACGCCGAGGGCACCGATCGGCCCTAGCTGGTCGGTCTCGCGCACGGTAAAGAAGACGTAGCTTGGGTTGCTCTGCAATACCGCCTGTGCCTGTGCTGGATTAGCGGCTAACCAAGCGCGAATACTCGGTGCGTTCACTTGCTCGGGCGTAAGGCCAGCGCGCTCGATGAGCGTGCGGCCGATGGCTTTGTAGGGATGACCGTTCTGATCGGCGTAGCCGACGTGGAGCGTTTCACCGGTCGGCAGAAGCACACGGCCCGAACCTTGGATCTGCAAGAAAAACAGCGCCACTGGATCGTCGACCCACAAAAGCTCGTTACCCGCGAGCGGCGCGGAGCCGTTGTCGATTTCTGCCCGGCTAAAGTACGGCACAACCCGCCGACCCACTAAGCGGCCGCGCAGACGCTGATTGCGTAATTCCGGATAAAGCTCGCCGAGGTCGAGCGTCAGCAAATCATCGGGTGCGCGGTACAACGGATAACGGAACCGCTCGCTGCGCGTGCGGCTGCCATTCAACAATGGTTCGTAGTAACCGGTGATCAGGCCCTCGGTTTCGCCGGCGGCGCCGTATTGCACATGCGCCGCAAAGTGCGTCTCGAAAAAAACGCGCGCGGCGCTTTCGCTGGGTGCGGGCAATAGCGCGGCGTCTTGGCAAAGGCGCTGCCACGACGGATCGCGTTGCGGGAGCTTAAGGCACGACTGCAACAGCGCCGGCCATGCCGGTGCGAGCGTGGCTTGCGACCAACCGGGGAGCTCGGACCAAGCGACCACCGGACCCGGACCGGGTGGCGGTGGAACGTGGAAGCAAGAAGCCAGCGATAGCGACAACAGCGTCAGTGCGATGACGCGCCGGAAACGGAGGATCGACGAAATTGCTGTAGGCATGACGGGCTAAATTCTTTAACAAGGCTTCGCTCGCTATCGTGCTGCGTTACGCAGCGCGTGTCGATACAGCCGTCGATCGTTTGCGCCCCCTCTCCCCTTGCCCTCTCTCGCGAGGGGAGAGAGAGATCAGGTGCGCTACGCGACTATTTAGGTCGGGGGGGCACCATCGGGCATCGGTCCGTCGTAAGCCTCAACGAAACCGCACTCCTTCTTCGGACACGCCTTCTCGGTACCGCGGCGTTTCGTGACCTTGATGGTCAAGATCGGATGCGCGCATTTCGGGCACGGCTCGTTGATCGGCGGATTCCAGACGGCGTATTTGCAATCCGGATAACGCTCGCACGAATAGAAAATTTTTCCGTAGCGCGATTTGCGCTTAAGCATGCTGCCCTGTTTGCACTCGGGGCAAACGACGCCCATGTCGGTCGGCTTCTCGAGCGGCTCCATGTGCTTGCAATTCGGATAATTGCTGCAACCGATGAACTTGCCGTAGCGACCGCGCTTGATGATCAAATTCGATGTGCACTTCGGGCAGTTGCGACCCTCGACGATCTCGGGCTCGTTGCTCGCGCCGGCCGCGTCGTCGACGTTGCGTGTGTAATCGCACTCGGGATAACCGGTGCAGCCGATAAAGTAACCGTTACGACCGAGACGCTTGGCCAATTGCTTGCTGCACTTTGGACAATTCTCGGTCAGCATCTCGACGCCGGGTCGCTCCACGTTTTCTTTCTCCGCCACTTGCACTTTGAAGTCGCCCCAAAATTCTTTGAGCACCGGCCGCCATTCCTTCTCGCCGCGTGAAATCGCGTCGAGGTCGTCCTCCATGCGCGCCGTGAAATCGTAGTCGACGTACTTCATGAAATGCTCGGACAAAAATTTATTGACCACGCGACCGACGTCGGTCGGCGTGAACCGGCGTTTGTCGAGGTTGACGTACTCGCGTCGTTGCAATGTGTCGATGATCGACGCGTACGTCGATGGCCGGCCGATACCGTAGGCTTCGAGCGCCTTGACCAAACTCGCTTCGCTGAAGCGCGGCGGCGGCTCGGTGAAGTGCTGCTCTTTGCGGATTTGTTTCAGCTCGACCATTTGGTCCTGTTCGAGCGGCGGCAATATTTTTTCGTCTTCGTCTTCCGGCAACGCGTCGTCGCTGCCTTCTTGATAGACCGCCATGAACCCGGGCTTCACCACGTGCGAACCGTTGGCGCGGAACACGTTGCCGGGGTTCGCTTCGAGATCGACCGAAACGGTGTCGAGCAGCGCCGGAATCATTTGGCACGCAACCGTACGTTTCCAGATGAGCTCGTACAGCCGCAACTGTTCCGGCTTCAAAAATTCTTTCACCGTTTCCGGCGCACGCGCCGATGCTGTCGGTCGAATCGCTTCGTGCGCTTCTTGCGCGTTCTTCGATTTGCTTTTGTAAACCTGCGGCTCGTCCGGCAAATTGTCGGCGCCATAGCGCGCCGTAATCACTTCGCGGATCTCGGCGACCGCTTCGGCGGCGAGGTTGACCGAGTCGGTACGCATGTAGCTGATCAGACCGACGACTTCGCCGCCGATTTCGAAACCTTCATACAGCTGTTGCGCTAAGCGCATGGTGCGGCTGGCGGAATAACCGAGTTTACGCGCCGATTCCTGTTGCAAGGTCGAGGTCGTGAACGGTGGCGATGGATTACGGCGGCGCTGCTTTTTCTCAACCGAGGCGACGCGCAACTTTCC
Above is a genomic segment from Gammaproteobacteria bacterium containing:
- a CDS encoding murein transglycosylase A; translation: MPTAISSILRFRRVIALTLLSLSLASCFHVPPPPGPGPVVAWSELPGWSQATLAPAWPALLQSCLKLPQRDPSWQRLCQDAALLPAPSESAARVFFETHFAAHVQYGAAGETEGLITGYYEPLLNGSRTRSERFRYPLYRAPDDLLTLDLGELYPELRNQRLRGRLVGRRVVPYFSRAEIDNGSAPLAGNELLWVDDPVALFFLQIQGSGRVLLPTGETLHVGYADQNGHPYKAIGRTLIERAGLTPEQVNAPSIRAWLAANPAQAQAVLQSNPSYVFFTVRETDQLGPIGALGVPLLAERAIAVDPAYVPLGAPVWLDTTLADTAIPYRQLVFAQDTGGAIRGPVRADLFFGHGATAEDGAGRMRQPGRLSVLLPATSPGS
- the topA gene encoding type I DNA topoisomerase → MSKNLIVVESPAKAKTMAKYLGKEFAALASYGHVRDLIPKQGAVDTENSFAMKYDLLEKNKKHVDSIAKAMKDAKALYLATDPDREGEAISWHLYEILKERGLIDGKPVHRVEFYEITKTAIQAAIKNPRALSINLINAQQARRALDYLVGFNLSPLLWKKVRRGLSAGRVQSPALRLIVEREEEIERFVPREYWSIESDLFAHSKGFTGRLTHFAGEKLDQFSVGNGTRADEVEATLLAAAQGKLRVASVEKKQRRRNPSPPFTTSTLQQESARKLGYSASRTMRLAQQLYEGFEIGGEVVGLISYMRTDSVNLAAEAVAEIREVITARYGADNLPDEPQVYKSKSKNAQEAHEAIRPTASARAPETVKEFLKPEQLRLYELIWKRTVACQMIPALLDTVSVDLEANPGNVFRANGSHVVKPGFMAVYQEGSDDALPEDEDEKILPPLEQDQMVELKQIRKEQHFTEPPPRFSEASLVKALEAYGIGRPSTYASIIDTLQRREYVNLDKRRFTPTDVGRVVNKFLSEHFMKYVDYDFTARMEDDLDAISRGEKEWRPVLKEFWGDFKVQVAEKENVERPGVEMLTENCPKCSKQLAKRLGRNGYFIGCTGYPECDYTRNVDDAAGASNEPEIVEGRNCPKCTSNLIIKRGRYGKFIGCSNYPNCKHMEPLEKPTDMGVVCPECKQGSMLKRKSRYGKIFYSCERYPDCKYAVWNPPINEPCPKCAHPILTIKVTKRRGTEKACPKKECGFVEAYDGPMPDGAPPT